A single region of the Pseudorhodoplanes sp. genome encodes:
- a CDS encoding flavin reductase family protein, protein MAQDLFKTEFRKAMRRLTSAVSVITACHETRRYGMTATAVTSVCADPPSLLICINRSASLHEPLVRSGRFCVNILLAEQSDIATAFSGGVPQDMRFAQGHWSADDAGVPFLREAQANIFCEADAMSSYGTHSIIVGKVSDVLVHGRVTPLLYQDGQYTVGLGEGVDWVVPVAGW, encoded by the coding sequence ATGGCGCAGGATCTGTTCAAGACCGAATTCCGCAAGGCGATGCGCAGGCTGACCAGCGCGGTCAGCGTCATCACCGCCTGTCACGAGACCCGCCGCTACGGCATGACCGCCACCGCAGTCACCTCGGTCTGCGCCGACCCGCCCTCGCTTCTCATCTGCATCAATCGCTCCGCCAGCCTGCACGAGCCGCTGGTCCGTTCCGGCCGCTTCTGCGTCAACATTCTGCTCGCCGAACAGAGCGACATCGCAACCGCCTTCAGCGGCGGCGTGCCGCAGGACATGCGCTTCGCGCAGGGCCATTGGTCGGCGGACGACGCTGGCGTGCCCTTCCTGCGCGAGGCGCAGGCGAATATCTTTTGCGAAGCCGATGCCATGTCGAGCTACGGCACCCACAGCATCATCGTCGGCAAGGTGTCGGATGTGCTGGTGCATGGCCGGGTGACGCCGCTGCTCTACCAGGATGGGCAATACACGGTCGGGCTCGGCGAAGGTGTGGACTGGGTGGTCCCGGTCGCGGGCTGGTGA
- a CDS encoding DUF5996 family protein yields MSDTRWPALPYNDWKETCATLHLWTQIVGKIRLAQTPWVNHSWHVPLYVTARGLTTLSIPHGARDFQIDFDFVDHVLWVRVSNGHSRQLTLRPMCVGDFYTEVFMMLSALGLDVSINERPNEIAEAIPFRDDAVHRSYDAEAAERFWRILLATHDVLSHFRSGFLGKVSPVHFFWGSFDLAVTRFSGRRAPAHPGGVPNLPDAVAREAYSHECSSAGFWPGGGGVIDEPAFYSYAYPAPKGFAQAHVTPAAAYFHKTLGEFILPYEAVRTANEPERMLMDFLQSSYDAAADLGKWDRANLDCELGAPKQVRPM; encoded by the coding sequence ATGAGCGACACGCGCTGGCCCGCCTTGCCCTATAACGACTGGAAGGAGACCTGCGCGACACTGCATTTGTGGACGCAGATCGTCGGCAAGATCAGACTCGCGCAGACGCCGTGGGTGAACCATTCCTGGCATGTGCCGCTCTATGTGACCGCGCGTGGCCTGACCACTCTGTCCATTCCCCATGGTGCGCGCGACTTTCAGATCGACTTTGACTTTGTCGATCACGTACTCTGGGTGCGCGTCAGCAACGGGCATTCGCGGCAACTGACGCTGCGGCCGATGTGCGTCGGAGATTTCTACACCGAAGTCTTCATGATGTTGTCGGCGCTCGGACTCGATGTCAGCATCAACGAGAGGCCAAATGAGATTGCGGAGGCCATCCCGTTCCGCGACGACGCCGTGCATCGCAGCTATGACGCGGAAGCGGCGGAGCGTTTCTGGCGCATCCTGCTGGCGACACATGATGTGCTGTCGCATTTCCGCTCGGGCTTTCTCGGCAAGGTCAGCCCGGTGCATTTCTTCTGGGGCAGTTTCGATCTGGCGGTGACGCGCTTTTCCGGCCGCAGGGCGCCGGCGCATCCGGGCGGCGTGCCGAATCTGCCGGACGCGGTCGCGCGCGAAGCCTATTCGCATGAATGTTCGAGCGCCGGCTTCTGGCCGGGCGGGGGCGGGGTGATCGACGAGCCGGCGTTCTATTCGTACGCCTATCCCGCGCCGAAGGGATTTGCGCAGGCGCACGTGACACCTGCGGCCGCCTATTTTCACAAGACGCTCGGCGAATTCATCCTGCCCTATGAGGCGGTGCGCACGGCAAACGAACCCGAGCGCATGCTGATGGACTTCCTGCAATCGAGCTATGACGCGGCGGCGGATCTGGGGAAATGGGATCGCGCCAATCTGGACTGCGAACTGGGCGCGCCGAAACAGGTGCGGCCGATGTGA
- a CDS encoding MarR family transcriptional regulator, translating into MTSRKIYDLTDRLPFLINRVGAAMVDFASPGLKHFHLTIPLWRMLAVLAHRGEMRQIDLAEATSLDPPTVSRLITGAAKKGFVTRTRSNTNNREVTVRLTKKGVGVVEDLVPKMLADEEVAFGNLPEKDIALVKSVLRKMYQNIAEHRGHAAMDVPGGTRPRAK; encoded by the coding sequence GTGACGTCCCGCAAGATCTACGACCTGACCGACCGGCTGCCCTTTCTGATCAACCGCGTCGGCGCCGCGATGGTGGATTTCGCCTCGCCCGGGCTGAAGCATTTCCATCTCACCATTCCGCTCTGGCGCATGTTGGCGGTGCTCGCGCATCGCGGCGAGATGCGGCAGATCGATCTGGCGGAAGCGACCAGTCTCGATCCGCCGACGGTGTCGCGGCTGATCACCGGCGCGGCGAAGAAAGGCTTCGTCACGCGCACGCGGTCGAACACCAACAACCGCGAGGTGACGGTGCGGCTGACCAAGAAAGGTGTCGGCGTCGTCGAGGATCTGGTGCCGAAAATGCTCGCCGACGAGGAGGTCGCCTTCGGCAATCTGCCGGAAAAGGACATCGCCCTGGTGAAAAGCGTGCTGCGCAAGATGTATCAAAACATCGCCGAGCATCGCGGACATGCGGCGATGGATGTGCCTGGCGGGACACGGCCACGCGCGAAATAG
- a CDS encoding fumarate hydratase, with protein sequence MNAPVTPPIPAYKHTPLFPLGKDKTPYRKLDVAGVRVEKVLGKEVLVVPEAALKRLAEEAYNDINHFLRPGHLQQLRNILEDPEASDNDKFVAYDFLKNANIAAGGTLPMCQDTGTCIIMGKKGRLVWTEGNDEAALAEGARDSYLKRNLRYSQLAPISMFEEKNTRSNMPAQVELYADGEDEYKFLFIAKGGGSANKTFLFQATPSILTRERMLAFLNEKILTLGTAACPPYHLAIVIGGTSAELTMKTVKLASCRYYDNLPTHGSEDGHAFRDLEMEQAIHKLTQDSGVGAQFGGKYFCHDVRVIRLPRHGASLPIGLGVSCSADRQAMGKITKDGVYLEELERNPAKYMPDIDTTKLGGEVVQVDLNRPMKEILAQLSQYPIKTRLSLTGTMVVARDLAHAKLRERLESGKGLPDYFKSHPVYYAGPAKTPAGYASGSFGPTTAGRMDSFMHDFMKEGGTMISVAKGNRSPQVREACKKFGGFYLASIGGSAAKLAEHHIRKVEVLEYPELGMEAIWKIEVENFPAFIVIDDKGNDFFQELNLG encoded by the coding sequence ATGAACGCCCCCGTGACCCCGCCGATCCCCGCCTACAAGCACACCCCGCTGTTTCCGCTGGGCAAGGACAAGACGCCTTACCGCAAGCTCGATGTCGCCGGCGTGCGGGTTGAGAAGGTGCTGGGCAAGGAGGTGCTGGTGGTGCCGGAAGCGGCGCTGAAGCGGCTTGCGGAAGAGGCCTATAACGACATCAACCATTTCCTGCGGCCGGGGCATCTGCAGCAGCTGCGCAACATCCTCGAGGACCCCGAGGCCTCCGACAACGACAAGTTCGTCGCCTATGACTTTCTGAAGAACGCCAATATCGCCGCCGGCGGCACGCTGCCGATGTGTCAGGACACCGGTACCTGCATCATCATGGGCAAGAAGGGGCGCCTCGTCTGGACCGAGGGCAACGACGAAGCCGCGCTCGCGGAAGGCGCGCGCGACAGCTACCTGAAGCGCAACCTGCGCTATTCGCAGCTCGCGCCGATCTCGATGTTCGAGGAGAAGAACACGCGCTCCAACATGCCGGCGCAGGTCGAGCTCTATGCCGACGGCGAGGACGAGTACAAGTTCCTCTTCATCGCCAAGGGCGGCGGCTCGGCCAACAAGACCTTCCTGTTCCAGGCAACGCCGTCGATCCTGACGCGCGAGCGCATGTTGGCCTTCCTGAACGAAAAGATCCTGACGCTCGGCACCGCCGCGTGCCCGCCTTATCACCTTGCCATCGTGATCGGCGGCACCTCGGCCGAACTCACCATGAAGACGGTGAAGCTCGCCTCCTGCCGCTACTACGACAACCTGCCGACGCACGGCTCGGAGGACGGCCACGCCTTCCGCGATCTGGAGATGGAGCAGGCGATCCACAAGCTGACGCAGGACTCCGGCGTCGGTGCGCAATTCGGCGGCAAATATTTCTGCCATGACGTGCGGGTCATCCGCCTGCCGCGGCATGGCGCCTCATTGCCGATCGGGCTTGGCGTCTCGTGCAGCGCCGACCGTCAGGCGATGGGCAAGATCACAAAAGACGGCGTGTATCTTGAGGAGCTTGAGCGCAATCCGGCGAAATACATGCCGGACATCGACACCACAAAGCTCGGCGGCGAGGTGGTGCAGGTCGATCTCAACCGGCCGATGAAGGAGATTCTGGCGCAGCTCTCGCAATACCCGATCAAGACGCGGCTCTCGCTCACCGGCACCATGGTGGTGGCGCGCGATCTTGCGCATGCCAAGCTGCGCGAGCGGCTGGAAAGCGGGAAGGGGTTGCCTGACTATTTCAAGAGCCATCCGGTCTATTACGCCGGCCCCGCCAAGACGCCGGCCGGTTACGCGTCAGGCTCGTTTGGGCCGACCACGGCCGGGCGCATGGATTCCTTCATGCACGATTTCATGAAGGAAGGCGGCACCATGATCTCGGTGGCGAAAGGCAACCGCTCGCCGCAAGTGCGCGAGGCGTGCAAGAAGTTCGGCGGCTTCTATCTCGCCTCCATCGGCGGCTCGGCGGCGAAACTCGCCGAGCACCACATCAGGAAGGTGGAGGTGCTGGAATATCCGGAGCTTGGCATGGAGGCGATCTGGAAGATTGAGGTGGAGAATTTCCCCGCCTTCATCGTGATCGACGACAAGGGGAATGATTTCTTTCAGGAGTTGAATTTGGGATAA
- the nirK gene encoding copper-containing nitrite reductase, which produces MTLPRERNDRVLFGTISAFAGVGAAVGISLLAATPMFAEICSPSRLFAANAATSEEAPRTAAYVAQPARGVVPHAHNPSKIVKSDHPISIVRSPTDLPKPIGKRGPLRVKVDLDTVEVTGKLADGATYRYWTFNQKVPGPFIRVRVGDTVEVRLKNHDDSAMMHNVDFHAVTGPGGGAKATDAAPSESRGFEFVATNPGLYVYHCAVPMAAQHISNGMYGMILVEPEGGLPKVDHEFYVMQGELYTEQKIGAKGEIAESYEKLVDEKPEYFLFNGAVGALTTEKPLKAKVGETVRIFFGVGGPNYTSSFHVIGEIFDRVYSQGSLTARPLTDVQTTSVPPGGAVVVDFKLEVPGKYMLVDHALSRVEKGLAGVLEVEGPDNPNVFKDYDPVKSAQSMSH; this is translated from the coding sequence ATGACACTGCCCAGAGAGAGAAATGACCGGGTGCTGTTCGGAACCATCTCGGCCTTTGCCGGGGTAGGCGCCGCGGTCGGCATCAGCCTCCTGGCCGCCACCCCCATGTTTGCAGAGATCTGCTCCCCGTCGCGGCTGTTTGCGGCCAATGCGGCCACCAGCGAAGAGGCCCCGCGCACGGCGGCCTATGTGGCGCAGCCGGCGCGCGGCGTCGTCCCGCACGCACATAACCCGAGCAAGATCGTCAAGAGCGACCATCCGATCTCCATCGTGCGCAGCCCGACCGACCTGCCCAAGCCCATCGGCAAACGTGGCCCGCTGCGGGTGAAGGTCGATCTCGACACCGTCGAGGTCACCGGCAAGCTGGCGGATGGCGCGACCTACCGCTACTGGACCTTCAACCAGAAAGTTCCCGGACCGTTCATCCGCGTGCGCGTCGGCGACACCGTCGAGGTGCGGCTGAAGAATCATGACGACAGCGCCATGATGCACAATGTCGACTTCCATGCCGTCACCGGACCGGGCGGCGGCGCGAAGGCGACGGATGCCGCTCCCAGCGAATCCCGCGGCTTCGAGTTCGTCGCGACCAATCCGGGATTGTATGTCTATCACTGCGCGGTGCCGATGGCGGCGCAGCATATCTCGAACGGCATGTACGGCATGATCCTGGTCGAGCCGGAAGGCGGTCTGCCCAAGGTCGATCACGAATTCTACGTCATGCAGGGCGAGCTCTATACCGAGCAGAAGATCGGCGCCAAGGGCGAGATCGCCGAAAGCTACGAGAAGCTGGTGGACGAGAAGCCGGAATACTTCCTGTTCAACGGCGCGGTCGGCGCACTCACCACCGAGAAGCCGCTGAAGGCGAAGGTCGGCGAGACCGTGCGCATCTTCTTCGGCGTTGGCGGCCCGAACTACACCTCGTCCTTCCACGTGATCGGCGAGATTTTCGACCGGGTCTACAGCCAGGGTTCGCTCACCGCCCGTCCGCTCACCGACGTGCAGACCACAAGCGTGCCTCCCGGCGGGGCGGTCGTCGTGGACTTCAAGCTCGAGGTGCCCGGCAAATACATGCTGGTCGACCATGCCCTGAGCCGCGTGGAAAAGGGGCTCGCCGGCGTGCTCGAGGTGGAGGGACCGGACAATCCCAATGTGTTCAAGGATTACGATCCGGTAAAATCCGCGCAATCGATGTCACACTGA
- a CDS encoding DUF4239 domain-containing protein, with the protein MLDWLHDLPQALGALLVCAAFVLPTLVGSWLLQPSVARIFRGENDINTVLGFLLNAFALYFGVLLALLSIAVFENHSKAQDAVDREAAGLIKLYRDVRQYPEPAAKEMAGILHRYTDEVINRGWALQATGEFSRAEIALVTELHAALARFQPGGASESLLHAQTLSALDEFVEARRLRISAGGSSIPRIMWVIVLCGAVLNAVVIWMFDMRRTTHAIIGGTLSLFIGLVIYMIASLDEPFRGPHGIKPDAIIEVHQAVLG; encoded by the coding sequence ATGCTCGATTGGCTGCACGATCTTCCCCAGGCGCTGGGTGCGCTGCTGGTCTGCGCCGCCTTCGTGCTGCCGACGCTGGTCGGCTCCTGGCTGCTGCAGCCGTCAGTTGCGCGCATCTTCCGCGGCGAGAACGACATCAACACGGTCCTGGGCTTTCTGCTCAACGCCTTCGCGTTGTATTTCGGTGTGCTGCTGGCCCTGCTCTCGATCGCCGTGTTCGAGAATCACAGCAAGGCGCAGGACGCGGTAGACCGCGAGGCCGCCGGCCTGATCAAACTCTATCGCGATGTGCGGCAATATCCCGAGCCGGCGGCCAAAGAGATGGCAGGGATCCTGCACCGCTACACGGACGAGGTGATCAATCGCGGTTGGGCGTTGCAGGCAACCGGCGAATTCTCGCGTGCGGAGATCGCGCTCGTCACTGAACTGCATGCGGCGCTGGCGCGCTTTCAGCCGGGCGGAGCGAGCGAAAGCCTGTTGCATGCGCAGACGCTGAGCGCGCTTGACGAATTCGTCGAGGCGCGGCGGCTGCGCATTTCTGCCGGCGGATCTTCCATTCCCAGAATCATGTGGGTGATTGTCCTGTGCGGCGCGGTGCTGAACGCGGTGGTGATCTGGATGTTCGACATGCGCCGTACCACGCATGCGATCATCGGCGGCACGCTGTCGCTGTTCATCGGACTCGTCATCTACATGATCGCCTCGCTCGACGAGCCGTTCCGCGGCCCGCATGGCATCAAGCCTGATGCGATTATCGAGGTGCACCAGGCAGTGCTGGGGTAA
- a CDS encoding DUF2189 domain-containing protein — protein sequence MSISGKTDPVVRPVTTADIAEALAWGMRDFQAAPRYGLTFGALYAAGGIVIVMSLTALGLTYLAYPLAAGFALIGPFVAVVLYEVSRQLEDGQNPSWRGIWSIVTSRREIAWMALVTMFIFVVWMYQIGFLMALFFGLNAPFSSLPQFITVVLTTNQGLLFLLVGNMIGAALSLILFSLTVVSFPLLLDRDVDFVTAMVTSVRAVAASPLPMLGWALIIVMQLIVSAIPFFLGLLITLPVLGHATWHLYRRIVAPVGGECLSAPLSPHCGETPAFE from the coding sequence ATGTCGATCTCCGGCAAGACCGATCCCGTGGTGCGTCCGGTAACGACCGCCGACATTGCCGAGGCTCTGGCGTGGGGCATGCGCGATTTCCAGGCGGCCCCGCGTTACGGCCTCACCTTCGGCGCGCTTTATGCCGCAGGCGGTATCGTGATCGTTATGAGCCTCACGGCACTTGGCCTGACCTATCTCGCCTATCCGCTGGCGGCGGGTTTCGCGCTGATCGGCCCCTTCGTCGCCGTTGTCCTCTATGAAGTAAGCCGCCAGCTTGAGGACGGACAAAATCCGTCCTGGCGCGGCATCTGGTCGATCGTGACCAGCCGGCGCGAGATCGCCTGGATGGCCCTCGTCACTATGTTTATCTTTGTTGTGTGGATGTATCAGATCGGCTTTCTGATGGCGCTGTTCTTCGGACTGAATGCCCCCTTCAGCAGTCTGCCGCAATTCATCACAGTCGTGCTGACCACCAATCAGGGGCTCCTCTTCCTCCTTGTCGGCAACATGATCGGCGCCGCCTTGTCGCTGATCTTGTTCTCGCTGACCGTAGTATCGTTCCCGCTCTTACTCGATCGCGACGTCGATTTCGTCACCGCCATGGTGACAAGCGTACGCGCGGTTGCCGCCAGTCCGCTGCCGATGCTCGGCTGGGCTTTGATCATCGTGATGCAACTGATCGTCTCGGCCATCCCATTCTTTCTCGGGCTTCTGATCACATTGCCCGTACTCGGCCACGCGACTTGGCATCTTTACCGGCGCATCGTCGCGCCGGTCGGCGGGGAATGTTTGAGCGCACCTCTCTCTCCGCATTGCGGGGAGACACCGGCTTTCGAATGA
- a CDS encoding cobalamin-independent methionine synthase II family protein, with translation MSIQQNTDRIQTTHIGSLPRPHALLDMMKAKYGGQSYDEAAFEAALKKSVADVVRKQAECGIDIVTDGEFSKPGFFTYIQERLDGYEARPSRKMTLFQKEVEAFPEYYADYFKRAIMGGAIVPLNPLVCVGAIKYRGEKFAKRDIENVKAAANAAGIPDHHVFLPATAPSGVGINEYYKSDEEYFHALAAEMHKEYKAITDAGILVQIDDPFLCDIFVDPGLDEQQMKRRAEIYVEATNSALKGIPAEKVRFHTCYGINEGPRIHEAALADVIDYVLKINAGSFSFEGANPRHEHEYHLFERVRVPEGKVLCPGVVTHASNIVEHPELIAERLIRYANLVGRENVMAGADCGFSSQALYKTEVHVSVIWEKFKAMRAGADIATEQLWRQPQKKSA, from the coding sequence GTGAGCATTCAGCAGAATACGGACCGCATCCAGACGACGCATATCGGCAGCCTGCCGCGCCCGCACGCATTGCTCGACATGATGAAGGCGAAATATGGCGGACAGTCCTATGACGAAGCGGCCTTCGAGGCGGCGCTGAAAAAATCCGTCGCGGATGTCGTCAGGAAACAGGCCGAGTGCGGCATCGACATCGTCACCGATGGCGAATTCTCAAAACCCGGCTTCTTTACCTACATCCAGGAACGACTCGACGGCTACGAGGCGCGGCCGAGCCGGAAGATGACCCTGTTCCAGAAGGAGGTTGAAGCCTTTCCGGAATATTACGCCGACTATTTCAAGCGGGCGATAATGGGCGGCGCCATCGTGCCGCTCAACCCGTTGGTCTGTGTTGGCGCTATCAAATATCGGGGAGAGAAATTCGCGAAGCGCGACATCGAGAACGTGAAGGCGGCGGCAAATGCCGCTGGCATTCCCGATCATCACGTCTTTCTGCCCGCAACCGCGCCCTCCGGCGTCGGCATCAACGAATATTACAAGAGCGACGAAGAATACTTTCACGCGCTTGCCGCGGAGATGCACAAGGAATACAAGGCGATCACCGACGCCGGCATTCTCGTTCAAATCGACGATCCGTTCCTGTGCGACATCTTCGTCGATCCGGGTCTCGACGAGCAGCAGATGAAGCGTCGTGCTGAGATCTACGTCGAGGCAACGAATAGCGCGCTTAAGGGCATTCCGGCCGAAAAGGTACGCTTCCACACCTGCTATGGCATCAACGAAGGACCACGCATCCACGAAGCCGCGCTTGCCGACGTCATCGATTATGTCCTGAAAATCAATGCCGGCTCGTTCAGCTTCGAAGGCGCAAATCCGCGCCACGAGCATGAATACCATCTGTTTGAGCGCGTGAGGGTGCCCGAGGGCAAGGTGCTCTGCCCCGGCGTCGTGACGCATGCGAGCAACATCGTCGAGCATCCGGAACTGATCGCGGAACGGTTGATCCGCTACGCCAATCTCGTCGGCCGCGAGAATGTCATGGCCGGCGCCGATTGCGGCTTCTCCTCGCAGGCGCTCTACAAGACCGAAGTGCACGTCTCCGTCATCTGGGAAAAGTTCAAGGCGATGCGCGCAGGCGCCGACATCGCAACGGAACAGCTCTGGCGCCAGCCGCAGAAAAAGTCAGCGTGA
- a CDS encoding LLM class flavin-dependent oxidoreductase has protein sequence MEFGYFTLSDNHYEGNTRDANTFVQDLTAEALYADQLGMHSAWIGEHHFNSLGVNSSPEMVLSFIAARTKHIRLAPAVTVLPLHNPIRVAEQWATLDLLSGGRVDFAAGRGYDRREYIPFGVSFDNNQSIFDEGMEVVRKLWSSGGKRIDHKGQHYQFENVRITPQPLQNPMPMYVASFSKPSIELAARLNCGLIVAPFAAAMSFGGLKQVADLYHESCAKYGTKPHRLMCSYFTHFADDETSEKAQRARQIRYYKECVIPSFPGDPRTAPPSYRYFIDMVERLHKVKPEDLTENSVLIGNSARITEILKKVEAAGFDEVILYFNVGMKPHNQVKEEMHRFMKEVAPHFEGKHKLRAA, from the coding sequence ATGGAATTCGGATATTTCACCCTTTCCGACAATCACTATGAGGGCAATACGCGCGACGCCAACACCTTCGTGCAGGACCTCACGGCGGAAGCGCTCTATGCCGACCAGCTCGGCATGCATTCGGCCTGGATCGGCGAGCATCACTTCAACTCGCTCGGCGTGAATTCCTCGCCGGAAATGGTGCTGTCCTTCATCGCCGCGCGCACGAAACATATCCGCCTCGCACCCGCTGTCACCGTGCTGCCGCTGCACAATCCGATCCGTGTCGCCGAGCAATGGGCGACGCTCGACCTTCTTTCCGGCGGCCGCGTCGATTTCGCCGCCGGCCGCGGCTATGACCGCCGCGAATATATCCCGTTCGGCGTTTCGTTCGACAACAACCAGTCGATCTTCGACGAGGGTATGGAGGTCGTTCGCAAGCTCTGGAGCTCGGGCGGCAAACGCATCGACCACAAGGGTCAGCATTACCAGTTCGAGAATGTGCGCATCACGCCGCAGCCGTTGCAGAACCCGATGCCGATGTATGTCGCCTCTTTCTCTAAACCGTCGATCGAACTGGCGGCGCGGCTGAATTGCGGCCTCATTGTCGCGCCCTTCGCCGCCGCCATGAGCTTCGGCGGACTGAAGCAGGTCGCCGATCTTTATCACGAGAGCTGCGCCAAATACGGCACCAAGCCGCACCGTCTGATGTGCAGCTACTTCACGCATTTCGCCGACGACGAGACGAGCGAGAAGGCGCAGCGCGCGCGCCAGATCCGCTATTACAAGGAATGCGTGATCCCCTCCTTCCCCGGCGATCCGCGCACCGCGCCGCCGAGCTACCGCTACTTCATCGATATGGTCGAACGTCTGCACAAGGTGAAGCCGGAAGACCTGACCGAAAATTCGGTGCTGATCGGCAATTCCGCGCGCATCACCGAAATCCTGAAGAAGGTCGAGGCCGCCGGCTTCGACGAGGTCATCCTCTACTTCAATGTCGGCATGAAGCCGCACAACCAGGTCAAGGAAGAGATGCACCGCTTCATGAAGGAAGTGGCGCCGCATTTCGAGGGCAAGCACAAGCTGCGCGCGGCGTAG